A genomic window from Sanguibacter antarcticus includes:
- a CDS encoding Lrp/AsnC family transcriptional regulator: protein MTPIDALDARILLALDDDPDATTLGLSRELGAARNTVHARLRRLEESGALRAPSRRLDPRALGYELLAFVTLSISQASREDAVAGLARIPEIVEMHAISGEGDLIARVVARDTQHLYTVTSAMLTIDGIARSSTTIVLAEELPSRMGPLLRSLV from the coding sequence ATGACACCGATCGACGCCCTCGACGCCCGTATCCTTCTCGCGCTCGACGACGACCCGGACGCGACGACGCTCGGCCTCTCGCGGGAGCTGGGAGCAGCCCGCAACACGGTGCACGCGCGGCTGCGACGGCTCGAGGAGTCCGGGGCGCTGCGCGCGCCGAGCCGGCGTCTCGACCCGCGTGCGCTCGGGTACGAGCTCCTCGCGTTCGTCACGCTGTCGATCAGCCAGGCGTCGCGCGAGGACGCCGTCGCGGGGCTGGCCCGCATCCCGGAGATCGTGGAGATGCACGCGATCTCCGGCGAGGGCGACCTCATCGCACGCGTCGTCGCGCGCGACACCCAGCACCTCTACACGGTGACGAGCGCGATGCTCACGATCGACGGGATCGCCCGCTCCAGCACGACGATCGTGCTCGCCGAGGAGCTCCCG